TCTCAGGATACAACTTTTGCGCTGTCATACCCGTGTTCTGGGTCCCTTGCATTGGGGAACTTGAACATAAGTTCCATCGAATCCATTCTCAACACTTGCTACGCGCTGTACCAAATCAGCAAACTGACGCCGCTATCGACGTTGCTGTACTGCACAGACGGGTACACAGAGACAACATTGCTGCTAGTCACGTATCTGATTTTCCTATGGGATTTATCCCTAGAGGATGTCATATTCCAATTGCATAAAGAGAGGGAGCGGCCCTTCTACCTGTTCCAAGTGGACCTTCAAATCCTGGGCCACTTGCAAACGTTACTGCGGAACTTCTCTCCGAAACGGACTCACAACCGAACTGTGTACGACAGTGCAGCTGCTCACGGGGGTCCCATGCCACCATTGGCGATAAGTGCTGAGATGTTCAGCGAGGTATTCCTGATGAAGCTACCAGACTCCCTAACggacttcaacaagttgaatGGCCCACTGCCCTCGCGGATACTGCCCCATTTGTACCTCGGGTCTCTCGAACACGCTCATAACCCAGAGATGTTGCGGCGGTTGGGGGTGACACACATTGTATCAGTTGGTGAGAACCTCTCGTGGGTCTCTGCGAACCGCACCACGCGGCACATGGGGGTTGTGAGACACAGGGGGATCTCATCTCCCCCTCCACCGCCGACGCAACAGGCGATACCCCATGGTATACTGTCCCTGAGGGAATCCTCGCGCCGACGGCTGACCTTGTCGCAAGAGCCTGGCCCTGGAGAGGGCGACTCTGCCGGGCTGTTCAGTGTGTTTGAGCAAGATGGGTTCCAGATCTGCAAGATCGACAACCTGGAGGACAACGGGCGCGACCTGCTGACGGGTCAAGGTCAGCTGGACCGGACTCTCGAGTTCATCGACCGCGGCGTCCTCGCTGGTGGGAAAGTATTTGTGCACTGCATGGTTGGTGTGTCAAGATCCGCCACGGTGTGCATAGCGGAGTGTATGAAGCGGTTACAAGTCGACTTGCTGAGGGCGTACCTGTACGTTCGTGTTCGCCGGTTGAATATCATCATCCAGCCGAACCTGATGTTCATGTACGAGCTTCTGAAGTGGCAAGAGACGAGCCCTGGTGTTGTACGGCGCACGGACTGGCATGTACTGTGCCGTGCCATTGCGGAATTGAACAGGAAGTACATCCGATAGCGAAGAGAGGGTGTATGTACAAGCGTTGAAGACTAgggatatatatatatataagtgTAGTACTGCTATGAATACTGGTGATGCGAATGGTCTAGGCTGAGGGTCGTTGTGGTCTGCATGAGACGTAAGTGTACCCTCTCTTGGCGGATTgttgtggtggtgatggAGGTGCTGTACCTTGCACTTGGGCGAGGTCGAGCAACGTTCTTATCTTAGTTTTGTGGGCTGAGTCCTCGATTCTTTGTTGCTCCGTAGGGTCTTTCCTCACTTGCAAGATCTCGTCGACAAGCTGTTCTCTGTCCTGTCTGAGCCTTGCAATCTTGTACAAGTTGCGTAGAGTGAGGGCGTTGTAACTGTGACTGTGTCTGGGCACCGTTCTGCGCCTCCTCCTGGAGGATACTCTTATTAAGCATCCAGAACTTCATCGTTTGTGTCTGCCCAACGCCCTCAACAAGCTCCAGGATAGACTGCGGCGCCCTATCCCCCTGCCGGGACTCCAACCGCAGCACACGGGTGTACCCTCCGTTCCTACCGCTCATCCTCGGTGCCACAACCTCGACGAGTTTCTTAACGAGATGAGCGTTGTCCCCCGAAAGAAACAGGTTCTTCTGCAACAGCTGCACGGCGCGGGCCTTGGCCCCATCACCATCCTCCCGCTCCGTCCCAGCAGCCCTCTTCGCCCAAGTGACACACCGGTCAGCCCTGCGTTGCGCCTCCTTGCATTTAGCGTGTGTCGTCGTGACCGCACCGTGCTGGAACAATTGCGAGCACAGGTTCCGCAGCAGCGCCTCCCTGTGCGGCCGTGTCCTGTTCAACCGTCTCGCGATCCCCTGCGTCATACCGACTGTCACTGGCCTCTTCGTGCTGGAGTTCCAGTCGTCACGGACTCGTCGTCCCTTTCGTTAAAATGTTGTTTTGAAGCGAAGACGAcaccagaagaaggaccACACAGGGGAGTAGCTACAGGGTGTCACCGCGTGCTAGAAGGTACTACAGGGTATCACACAGCAGTATCACACATACACACGCACATACACATATACAGGAGAATGGGATTGGAACCGTCGAGGTATCAGGACCCGCGGACGTGGAAGATGACCCCCGCGATGTTGCGTGCGAGGAGACCCTTCTTTGCAAGGAACATGGCCGCGTTGGTGCTCCTGTTGGGCACCACGAGTGCGATATACACGTACACGTACGGGTTCCTGCACAGGGACAACGACTTCGTGGACGTGCCCATTCCACCGGTGGACGAGGGGGAACTGGAGCAGTTGAAGCAGGAGTACGCTGCACACTTGGAGAGCAAGAAGTGAGTCCCCCTGACCCCCGCCGTGCAGCTAGCCACCCAGGGGAAGCAACCAACAAGCCTTGTACATACACTCTACACTCTACCACTCTACATATATCTCTGTAGTAACGAATTTtagttctttgaagagacgACAAGTACACTCTTGCGGGACAAGAAACGGTTGTAATAGCAGGACAGGTACTTCTGGAGACGTCAGGATGAGTTGCGACGGGAGGTACACGTTGGAGGGCCAGGTGGTGCTTTTGGCTGGGGCGTCGCAGGGGCTAGGGAGGCAGTTTGCCGCGAAGTACTTCCGTGAGACGCGTGAGACACGTGTGGTGCTTGTGAGCAGGTCTGCCCCGAAGTTGCTAGCTGCCATCGAGGAGATCACTGGTGGCGATGGTGCTGAGAGTGTTGTGTGTTTGAACGGTGAGTTGCCCGCCGTGGTGCCGCCCCAGGCCAGGTTGATGTACTACGCTTGTGATTTGGGGGACGCCTCGGCAGTCGAGGAACTGTTCTGCACGCTGAAGAGAGCTCAGTTGGTCCCCACACAGGTGCTGTCGTGCGTTGGTGGGTCTGTGCCCAAACTGTTTCGGGACTTGACTCTTGCGGAGTTGGACCTAGGTGTTAGGATGAACTACATGTCCGCATTGTTCCTTTCACACGCGGCGTTGCGGCTGGGAACTCCATGTCACTTGATCCTGTTCTCCAGTGTGACTGCGTTCTTCCCCTTCATCGGGTACTCGCAGTATGCGCCCGCGAAAGTCGCGATCAAGTCTCTCGTTGGGATTATCAGACAGGAGTGTCCTCCTGGGTCCCTCATGCGTATCTCGTGCGTGTACCCGGGGAACTTCCAGTCAGAGGGGTTCATCCTCGAGGAACTCACGAAACCGGAGATTACAAGACAGTTAGAGGGTCCCTCCGCGGCGATCCCCTGCGAACTGTGCTGCGACAAGATTGTATCGTGGTTGTCCCTAGGGTACGACGATATCACGACGGACGCGATCGGGTGGGTGCTCATGTCCTTGGATATGGGGTTAAACAAACACTACAACAACTCGTTTTTGTGGCTTCTACAGTTGCTCTTGGGTGCGGTCACTAACCTCATCGTTGTTCCATTGTACATGGTCTACTGTAATTGGGAGATACGCAGGTACTTCAAGGCGAAGCCCTGGGGGGCGAGTACACTCCCACTACTACCAACCGAAGGGGCCGATGGGGCCAACGGGGACTCCGAAGAGTGATCACAGACTACAACCTTCTTCTCCAGGACCCACCGATGGTGCCAATTGCTGAAGAATCGGTGCTAAATCTGAAACTGAAAACTCTCCAGGGTAAAACTCACACTGGACATTTTAATGGAACGCAAGGGGCAGACGACAGAGCCACCAGACCACCATCTAACCGTCCAAGTCATCGATGGtcttgtcgtcgtcgcatcgtttttttggtgcgaaaattttcagtgACAAAAAATCGATGCGATGAACTCGAAGCTGTCGATGAACAGTTCAGTTGTTGGATgagttgttgctggtggtggtgagCACGGCATCGGGATGGCGGCGTACACTTGCAACACATGTCTGATGGAGTTTGCCTCCGGGCTGGAGCAGCGGGAGCACATGCGCGGTGACTGGCACCGGTACAACCTGAAACGGCGGGTCGCGTCGCTGCAGCCCATCGGTAAGGCGTTATTCGAGGAGAAAGTGGAGAAGCGGGCACAGGGACAAGACGAGGGGAAGTTGTCGAAGAAGGAGGTCCGTAGGAGGGAGCGGGAGGCGCTGctggagaagaggaggcAGCTGTTGCTGCTCGCGAGACAGAACGTGCTGGAGAATATGCAAGGTGCTGGGCAAGAAGATGCACCGGTGGATAATGCTGCTACTGTGGAGACTGGCGCAGCCTCCGTAGATGCTGCGCCGGAGCCCCAGacggaggaggaactgaTGCAGcagaaaattcaaaacagGGTCGATATCCCGCTCACCGCGTGTCTCTTCTGTCCGAAGATGGCACAGTCCCCCACGTTCGAGGAAAACCTCCGTCACATGTACGAGCACCACGGGTTTTACATCCCTGAACAGAAGTACCTCGTCGACAAGGAGGGTCTTGTCAAGTACATCTCCGAGAAGATCGGACTCGGGAACGTGTGCATAGTGTGCAACTACCAGGGCAGATCGCTCGAGGCTGTTAGGGCACACATGCTCGCTAAGAGACACTGTAAGCTGCCCTACGAGTCAGAGGACGAGAAACTCGAGATATCGGAGTTCTACGATTTCACTGCCAGTTACAACGCGCCCACTGTCACCGCTGCTTCTACTGCTGACGGTAACGCTGATGGCGACGACGACTGGGAAGATGTCGAGggtgacgaagaagaagaagacgcAGACCTCAACGAGGAGTACCTATACAACGACGGGACCGCACTGCACTTGCCCACGGGTGTTAAAGTCGGACACAGGTCCCTCCAACGGTACTTCAAGCAAGCACTGAAGCCAGAGGTGATTCTCACGGAGGGACAGGGCACTCTCGTCGCAGCAGACACGCGGAACCACCTCGCACCAATCGACTCGAAGCAGATCCAGACGCAGAAACGGGTCTGGCAGACGGAGAGAAGGGACAAGAAACTCGACGACAAGAGAAGCGCGaagttcatcaacaaccaACCTCACTACAGAGACCAGCTCCTACAGTGATCCCACCGTTCTATACCAACATCTATGTACATTACCGTCAAACACATCGAAGACGTCAATTCGTGTTAACATCAAATTCAGTTCAACTCAAAACACTACGAACTACCGACTACTACTGACAAGACTCTTCCTCCTAGACCCCAGACCCCCCCACGTGACAGGATGTGGAGGTTTGTGCAGAGGAGAATGTGGCACGGTGGCCGTGTGCTGGGACAGACCGCTCAGGGCCCCGCGGTGAAGTCGTCCTGCCTCGCTGGGACACCGCTGAAACTTGATATCCGCAAAGACGGGAGGGACCCGGTTGCGATGCGCGACGAGGAGTACCCTGAATGGCTGTGGCATGTTCTTGAGCCCGCTACTGGGGGTGATGCCTCGGCGCGGGCAGACCCGCTCGCTGCGAGGAGGAAAGAGCTGAGAAGGAAGCACAGAAACGAGATTAAGCAGAGCAACTATCTCAGCCAGCTATGAATCTAACGTGATGATGCCCCAGTGAGGCATGTTAACACTTGTAAATAGTCAGTTGGTAAACAGGATATGTAAGTTAGATAAGCGTACTTCTGCTCTCGGATTGACTCACGCACGAAGGGCAAGATCAAAAGTCGGTGACTCGGCCGTTAAAGGACCAGTCGCCGTGCTTCAGGGGGTCCTGTTTGGGACCACCGACTTCCCCGGTCTTCGGGTTCACATCGCCCTCAAACTCCGGGATTGTCTTCCTATACTCTGGGGAGAACGCCCCGATGTCATTCTTCGTCAGCACCGCCGAGTTCAGAGATTCCTTCGTGGTATCCCCAGTGACACGCGCGTTGTGCGCCCGGATCGTGTTCTGCGAGTGTGCCACCTTCTGCAACCGCTCGAACTCCTCTTGCTCCTCCCGGGGCAACTTCGGAGGGCTGGGCTGCCGTTTCGTGTTCAGAAACCGGGCTGCAGGGGTGATACAAGCAGCACGTACAGACAGTGCACCACACAGCAACCCAGGAACACCGTGGACTCCCACAGCACGCAACATCGTCATCGTTCTTGCTGGTCCCACTGCATCTGCATCAGCGTGGTCGATATAACAGGGGACCcgattttgttcaaatacATTTCAGTAGCGGCGATGCAGATTCtgatcttcttgtactGGTCCCCTCCCGGTCTGCGTCATATGCTCATTCGGACACCCTCCAATAGTTCCTCGATCACTTGCTGGTGTCGGTCTGAGCCCTGGATGGTCCCCAGGATCCCGAAACACTGCAGCAACGTCAGTTTATCTTGCTCCGTAACACCGTTCTCATCCTCCTGCGCGAGGATGTACGTGTTGAAGCTCTTGGACACACCGTCATCGCTGTGGATGAAGTTCTGGTAGTACGGAAGCACGATTGAGTCCCGGAAACATCGCAGCAAAAGGTAGTCCAGGGAAAAGGGCTTTCGATCGGGGCCCGCGAGGGACTCCAGCGGGAGCATCACTGCCATGACGTCGTAATATACTTGCTCGTAGAATACCTGCCAGATGACCCCAAGCCGCTTCAGTGCCGTGTTGATGGTCTCCTCGTTACTATAGTTAAACACAATCTGGTTCTCGAACACGTACAGCGACGTTGTGATGAACTCCTCCACCTCTGCGACGAGTTTCGCATGTGGCTTGGCCACTTTTGACATTGTCTCCAGTGTGACGTAGAAACGTAGCACATGGTTCAAGTCCTCGATCTTCGCGGGAAGTTGCCATACGCGCTGTGCCTTGAACAACTCGATCACAACGCTGCAGTAGATCCCCCAGATATTCCCACATAGGATCTGCAACTCCTGtactttgaagttcttgaagttggcCTCTAGTGAGGGCAGGTTCCTCAAGAGGTCGTGTAGAAGCGCAATGTTAGCCGCGTCAAGAGCGTCGTCCTGCTGCGTGATCACCAGCGGCGCATCGTTCGTCGTGTTCAGTACGGAAGGGTTGAACGAGTACACGGACTTGCCCGAATCGATGATCCCACCAGTAGTGTTGTGGATGAATTGCACTGGGGTTCTATGTCTCGTCACGGTCGAGTGCAGAAACTTACTGAGCGAGTTCGGGACTGCCGGTTCAGCGCCCATGTCCTTGATATGATGCACCTTGCTGCTGTGGAAGATCTTCTTGGTCATCTTCAGCAACGGGCTCAGCGAGCTCTTGGATGCACTGCCCTGCGAAGACAGCGACAGCGACCCGTCGAGTCGAGAAGTGCTCCCACTGCTCTTCCGAGAGTTCGTCTTGAACAGGTTGAGAGAGGACCGTTCCTTCCCGGTGCTGCTCCTACGCGATGCAGAACTCGAATCATCTTTGATCGTTGAGAGGCTGAATGCAGAGCTCTTTCTTATAACGCCCGCAGGGTCGCTGCCCACGCTGGCAGCGCTAGGTGCGTTTGTGATACTCGAGGCTGAAGAGACGTCGTTATTACCACCACTTGAATGCCCAGACCTGTCAAAGGAGTCCGTACTTCTCCGCGGTACCCCCGTCCTCTTGCTTCTGATCTCCTGCACCAAGTTGTTCCCGCTGGCGCTCCTCTCTAGGGACTCCCGCGACCGCAGATTGTTGGTCGACCGTCGCTGGCCCGAGTTCTGGAAGATCGATTGGAACCCGACCTGCGACCACTTGGGCATCCCACTGGAGGACCCAACATTCTCAGCAGACATCACCGTGGGCGACCGCGATCCCCTCACGGAAAGCGCCTCCTCATCAGGGTGTGTCATCGTCAACGTCTGTGGTACGATCCCAGAAGTCACACTGTAGATCCTTCCAGCCCTATCGTTCGTACTGTCGTCATCAATACCCCGATGGGGTACTGTAAGTGGTGTCAACGGCTGCAACGTCGTACTTTGTCTCCGATTCGATGAGGGACCCTGCTTGCCGTCATGCTTGATGCCCGCACTGGTCTCGTTCTCCTTCTCGTTATGCCCTCCCATATTCATTGTCGAGCTGCAAGTTTATCTGGGGTGTGTTATAGCGACTGGAGTGTGTTCTGCGAGTTCTAGTTGTAGAtgttgtagtagttgttgttgttggggATCAAAAGTTGTCCATGTGTCACTTTAAACATATAGAGGCTCTGTTCTGGTTAAAAGAGTGATGTACAAACCGATTGCGGGAGTCAGTTTGATACGATGATATATGGTCAATAACACTGCACGTTTCTGTAGTCAACAACAGAAACGGTGGTCGATGCTGTACAATTGAAGAACTCGCCGGTTCAGACTATTCAAGACACTGATCAACAGGGATGACTACACGAAAAACGCAGGAACATCAATTAA
This sequence is a window from Huiozyma naganishii CBS 8797 chromosome 3, complete genome. Protein-coding genes within it:
- the MRPL8 gene encoding mitochondrial 54S ribosomal protein bL17m (similar to Saccharomyces cerevisiae MRPL8 (YJL063C); ancestral locus Anc_1.313) → MTQGIARRLNRTRPHREALLRNLCSQLFQHGAVTTTHAKCKEAQRRADRCVTWAKRAAGTEREDGDGAKARAVQLLQKNLFLSGDNAHLVKKLVEVVAPRMSGRNGGYTRVLRLESRQGDRAPQSILELVEGVGQTQTMKFWMLNKSILQEEAQNGAQTQSQLQRPHSTQLVQDCKAQTGQRTACRRDLASEERPYGATKNRGLSPQN
- the COA3 gene encoding Coa3p (similar to Saccharomyces cerevisiae YJL062W-A; ancestral locus Anc_1.314) translates to MGLEPSRYQDPRTWKMTPAMLRARRPFFARNMAALVLLLGTTSAIYTYTYGFLHRDNDFVDVPIPPVDEGELEQLKQEYAAHLESKK
- the TSC10 gene encoding 3-dehydrosphinganine reductase (similar to Saccharomyces cerevisiae TSC10 (YBR265W); ancestral locus Anc_1.315), giving the protein MSCDGRYTLEGQVVLLAGASQGLGRQFAAKYFRETRETRVVLVSRSAPKLLAAIEEITGGDGAESVVCLNGELPAVVPPQARLMYYACDLGDASAVEELFCTLKRAQLVPTQVLSCVGGSVPKLFRDLTLAELDLGVRMNYMSALFLSHAALRLGTPCHLILFSSVTAFFPFIGYSQYAPAKVAIKSLVGIIRQECPPGSLMRISCVYPGNFQSEGFILEELTKPEITRQLEGPSAAIPCELCCDKIVSWLSLGYDDITTDAIGWVLMSLDMGLNKHYNNSFLWLLQLLLGAVTNLIVVPLYMVYCNWEIRRYFKAKPWGASTLPLLPTEGADGANGDSEE
- the REI1 gene encoding Rei1p (similar to Saccharomyces cerevisiae REI1 (YBR267W); ancestral locus Anc_1.316), coding for MAAYTCNTCLMEFASGLEQREHMRGDWHRYNLKRRVASLQPIGKALFEEKVEKRAQGQDEGKLSKKEVRRREREALLEKRRQLLLLARQNVLENMQGAGQEDAPVDNAATVETGAASVDAAPEPQTEEELMQQKIQNRVDIPLTACLFCPKMAQSPTFEENLRHMYEHHGFYIPEQKYLVDKEGLVKYISEKIGLGNVCIVCNYQGRSLEAVRAHMLAKRHCKLPYESEDEKLEISEFYDFTASYNAPTVTAASTADGNADGDDDWEDVEGDEEEEDADLNEEYLYNDGTALHLPTGVKVGHRSLQRYFKQALKPEVILTEGQGTLVAADTRNHLAPIDSKQIQTQKRVWQTERRDKKLDDKRSAKFINNQPHYRDQLLQ
- the MRPL37 gene encoding mitochondrial 54S ribosomal protein mL54 (similar to Saccharomyces cerevisiae MRPL37 (YBR268W); ancestral locus Anc_1.318), which gives rise to MWRFVQRRMWHGGRVLGQTAQGPAVKSSCLAGTPLKLDIRKDGRDPVAMRDEEYPEWLWHVLEPATGGDASARADPLAARRKELRRKHRNEIKQSNYLSQL
- the SDH8 gene encoding Sdh8p (similar to Saccharomyces cerevisiae YBR269C; ancestral locus Anc_1.320), with the translated sequence MLRAVGVHGVPGLLCGALSVRAACITPAARFLNTKRQPSPPKLPREEQEEFERLQKVAHSQNTIRAHNARVTGDTTKESLNSAVLTKNDIGAFSPEYRKTIPEFEGDVNPKTGEVGGPKQDPLKHGDWSFNGRVTDF
- the BIT2 gene encoding Bit2p (similar to Saccharomyces cerevisiae YBR270C and BIT61 (YJL058C); ancestral locus Anc_1.323), with the translated sequence MGGHNEKENETSAGIKHDGKQGPSSNRRQSTTLQPLTPLTVPHRGIDDDSTNDRAGRIYSVTSGIVPQTLTMTHPDEEALSVRGSRSPTVMSAENVGSSSGMPKWSQVGFQSIFQNSGQRRSTNNLRSRESLERSASGNNLVQEIRSKRTGVPRRSTDSFDRSGHSSGGNNDVSSASSITNAPSAASVGSDPAGVIRKSSAFSLSTIKDDSSSASRRSSTGKERSSLNLFKTNSRKSSGSTSRLDGSLSLSSQGSASKSSLSPLLKMTKKIFHSSKVHHIKDMGAEPAVPNSLSKFLHSTVTRHRTPVQFIHNTTGGIIDSGKSVYSFNPSVLNTTNDAPLVITQQDDALDAANIALLHDLLRNLPSLEANFKNFKVQELQILCGNIWGIYCSVVIELFKAQRVWQLPAKIEDLNHVLRFYVTLETMSKVAKPHAKLVAEVEEFITTSLYVFENQIVFNYSNEETINTALKRLGVIWQVFYEQVYYDVMAVMLPLESLAGPDRKPFSLDYLLLRCFRDSIVLPYYQNFIHSDDGVSKSFNTYILAQEDENGVTEQDKLTLLQCFGILGTIQGSDRHQQVIEELLEGVRMSI